A genome region from Mycobacterium florentinum includes the following:
- the serB gene encoding phosphoserine phosphatase SerB yields MNTPPKVSVLITVTGVDQPGVTSALFDALSGHGIDLLNVEQVVIRGRLTLGVLLCCPPEVAESIVLGDDVEDAIHAVGLDVTIERSEAVPIIREPSTHTIFVLGRPITAGAFGAVAREVAALGVNIDLIRGVSDYPVTGLELRVSVPPGADGPLRTALNKVSSNEGVDIAVEDYSLERRAKRLIVFDVDSTLVQGEVIEMLAAKAGAEGQVAAITEAAMRGELDFAESLEQRVATLEGLPATVIDEVADQLELMPGARTTLRTLRRLGYHCGVVSGGFRRIIEPLAEELMLDFVAANELEIVDGKLTGRVVGQIIDRPGKAKALRDFAHQAGVPMAQTVAVGDGANDIDMLSAAGLGVAFNAKPALRAVADASLSSPYLDTVLFLLGVTRGEIEAADAVDGEVRRVEIPPE; encoded by the coding sequence GTGAACACACCACCTAAGGTGTCGGTGCTGATCACCGTCACCGGCGTGGATCAACCGGGTGTGACGTCGGCGCTGTTCGATGCGCTCTCCGGGCACGGAATCGACCTGCTCAACGTCGAACAGGTCGTCATCCGGGGCCGCCTGACGCTCGGTGTGTTGCTGTGCTGCCCGCCGGAAGTCGCCGAAAGCATCGTGCTGGGCGACGATGTCGAGGACGCCATCCACGCGGTGGGGCTCGACGTCACGATCGAGCGCAGCGAGGCCGTGCCGATCATCCGCGAGCCCTCGACGCACACCATCTTCGTGCTGGGCCGGCCGATTACGGCCGGGGCCTTCGGCGCGGTCGCTCGCGAAGTCGCGGCGCTCGGCGTCAACATCGACCTGATCCGCGGAGTCTCCGACTACCCGGTGACCGGCCTGGAGTTGCGGGTCTCGGTGCCGCCGGGAGCCGACGGCCCGCTGCGGACCGCGCTGAACAAGGTCTCGTCCAACGAGGGTGTCGACATCGCGGTCGAGGACTACAGCCTGGAGCGGCGGGCGAAACGGCTCATCGTGTTCGACGTCGACTCGACGCTGGTGCAGGGCGAGGTCATCGAGATGCTGGCCGCCAAGGCCGGCGCCGAGGGCCAGGTCGCCGCGATCACCGAGGCCGCGATGCGCGGCGAGCTGGACTTCGCGGAGTCCCTCGAGCAGCGGGTGGCGACCCTGGAGGGCCTGCCCGCCACGGTGATCGACGAAGTCGCCGACCAGCTCGAGCTCATGCCCGGCGCCCGGACCACCCTGCGGACGCTGCGACGCCTGGGCTATCACTGCGGCGTGGTCTCCGGCGGGTTCCGGCGCATCATCGAACCGCTGGCCGAGGAGCTGATGCTCGACTTCGTCGCCGCCAACGAGCTCGAGATCGTCGATGGCAAACTCACCGGCCGGGTGGTCGGCCAGATCATCGACCGGCCCGGAAAGGCCAAGGCGCTGCGGGACTTTGCGCACCAGGCCGGGGTGCCGATGGCGCAGACCGTCGCCGTCGGAGACGGCGCCAACGACATCGACATGCTGTCCGCGGCCGGGCTGGGAGTGGCGTTCAACGCCAAGCCGGCGTTGCGTGCGGTCGCCGACGCGTCGTTGAGCAGCCCTTACCTGGACACGGTGCTGTTTCTGCTCGGCGTGACCCGCGGCGAGATCGAGGCCGCCGATGCCGTCGACGGTGAAGTGCGCCGCGTCGAGATTCCGCCCGAGTAG